From the genome of Nocardia mangyaensis:
GTTCGCCCAGCAGCACTGTCGTCACGAGCCGCTCACCGGGCACCGCGCCGGAAGCGTCGAGCACCGAGACAGCCAGCGCCAGGTCGTAAACGCTGCCGATCTTCGGCAGCGTCGCGGGGGAAAGCGCCAGGATCACCCGCCCGTCGGGCCACTTCTCCCCGGTATTGGCCACCGCCGAACGCACCCGGTTCCGGGATTCCTGCAGCGCGGTATCGGGCAGCCCGACCAGATTCACCGATGGCAGACCCTGGCCGATATCGGCCTCGATCTCCACCAGCTGCCCGTCGACCCCGGTCACGGCCACCGACAACGCCCGTCCGAGCGCCATCAGAACGCCGCGGCGAGGTGGTGGAGAACTGGTCGATGCCCTCGTACGACCAGGACCGACACCACATCGAACCGGATCCGGCGCCACGGCCCTTCCTGCTCGGCCAGCCACAGCAGCGCCAGCCGCCGGATCCGCTGCTGTTTGCTGAAGGTGACCGACTCGGCCGGCGCCCCGAACCCGAGCCCCGACCGCGTCTTCACCTCGACGAACGCCGTGATGGACGGATCCTGGACGATCAGGTCCAGCTCTCCGTACCGACACCGCCAATTCCGAGCGACGATCTCCATGCCGGTCCCACGCAGATACTGCGCCGCCAGCTCCTCCCCGTATGCGCCGAGCGCCTGTTTGTCTGCCACGCCCCGAAGCATGTGGCCCGCCGACCCCGGACCCGATCACCCCACCTGCGAAAACAACAAACCTGTGGACAACCCCATGCCTGTGGACAACCCAATTCCCGCGCTACCAGCCCGCACTCCCCGACCTCGAGGAGGGGACGTGCCAGCGCTCCGACTACTCAGGCAAACGCAGGTCCGGCTTCTCCAGTTCTTCGATGTTCACGTCCTTGAACGTGATCACCCGGACGTGCTTGACGAAGCGTGCCGGCCGGTACATGTCCCAGACCCAGGCGTCGCTCATGCGCACTTCGAAGTAGACCTCGCCGTCGGCGTTCTGGGGCCGCAGTTCGACGGAATTGGCCAGGTAGAAGCGGCGCTCGGTCTCCACCACGTACGAGAACTGGCCGACGATGTCCTTGTACTCGCGGTACAGCGACAGCTCCATCTCGGTTTCGTACTTCTCGAGGTCCTCAGCACTCATCGGGTGGGACGTCCTCCTGCTAGCAGCGCCGCGTTCATTGGTCACATCATCGCGCATGCGCCGGGCCGGTAGCCACTCGGCTACCGCCCGGCACCTCGAGCTCGCGCACATTACGCCAGGATCGGCGGTGTTCGGTACTCGGTCCGAGCTGCCGCAGCGCGGCGGTGTGCTCGGGCGTGTTGTATCCCTTGTGCGCGGCGAAGCCGTACCCGGGCAACTGCCCGTCGAGGTCGACCATCATGCGGTCCCTGGTCACCTTGGCCAGGATGCTCGCCGCCGCGATGCAGGCCGCCGTGCCGTCGCCGCCGATCACCGGCAGCGAGGGCGCGGGCAGGCCGGGGACCTTGAAACCGTCGGTCAAGATGTAGCCCGGGGTGGCGCCGAGGCTGACGACGGCCCGGCGCATGCCCTCGATATTGGCGACGTGGATACCGATCGAGTCGATCTCCCAGGCCGGGATCACGACCACACTCCAGGCCAGCGCCAAGCGCTGGACAACCGGGAACAGCTCCTCACGGGCCGCCTCGGTGAGTTTCTTGGAGTCGTCGAGCCCGGACAGCTTGTCGTAGGCCTTGGGCGCCAGCAGGCACGCGGCGACCACCAGCGGCCCCGCACACGGTCCGCGCCCCGCCTCGTCGACTCCGGCCACCGGGCCGAGGCCCCCACGGATGAGCGCCGCCTCCAGCGTGCGTAGTCCGCCCGCCCGGCGCATCACCACGCGCGGCGGCCAGCTGGTCCGATCCTGCCCCACAGTTCGATTGTCCCCGCGTCTCGTCCGGTCAGTTCTCCTGGGCGTTCTGTGTGCGCACCGGGCCTATCCGGCTCGGCGGCCAGATCTTGAAGACCGTCTTGCCTCGCACGTTGTCCTGCGGGACGGTGCCCTGCAGTTCGTCGCTGACATGAGCGCGCGAATCGGCCGACTCGTTGCGGTTGTCCCCCATCACCCACAGGTTGCCCTCGGGCACCTTCACCGGACCGAACACCCTCCCGGCCGGATACACCGCGTTGGGACGGTCGGTGTACCAGGGGTAGTCCTTCTTGATGTAGGGCTCGTCGAGCGGTTTCCCGTCGACCATCACCCGGCCCTGCGGGTCGCAGCACTGCACGGTCTGTCCGCCGACCGCGATGATCCGCTTGACCAGATCGTTCTCGTCCGGCGGCACCAGCCCGAAATAGGACAGGAAGTTCTGCACTCCGCGCACGACGGTGTTGTCGGAACGAACCGACTTGTAGTGCCCGTTCCAGGAGGGCGGCCCGACGAAGACCACGACCTCACCGGCACTGGGATCCGAGCCGTAGTAACTGATCTTCTGGACGTAGATCCGATCGCCGATCTGCAGCGTGTCCTCCATCGACTGCGAGGGGATCACGTAGGGCCGCCCGACGAAAGTGACCATGAGCGCGGCGATCACGGCCGCGATCACGATCAGTATCGGCAGTTCCTGCCAGAAGGGGCGTTGCTTCTTCGCGCCGCGCTTTTTTCCGCGCCGCCCATTGTCGTCACCCGAATCGGATACCGACCCCGAACCACTGTCGTCTGCCACGCCGAACAGAGTAGCCCGGCGCCCCGACGGGAGTCGGGTGCCGGGCTACCTGAAAACTCTGTGCTGCGAACAGCTACCGCGAGATCAGCGCTTTTCCTTGATCTTGGCGGCCTTGCCGCGCAGGTCGCGCAGGTAGTACAGCTTGGCGCGACGCACGTCACCACGGGTCACGACATCGATGTGGTCGATGTTGGGGCTGTGCACGGGGAAGGTGCGCTCGACACCGACGCCGAAGGACACCTTGCGGACCGTGAAGGTCTCGCCGATGCCGCCGCCGTGGCGCCGGATCACGACGCCCTTGAAGACCTGGATGCGCTCCTTCGAGCCTTCGATGACCTTCACGTGCACGTTCAGGGTGTCGCCCGGACGGAAGTCGGGGACATCGCTACGCAGCGACTTCTCGTCGACGAAATCAAGGGTGTTCATTTTCCACCTTTTCGGATTCTTTGCGCGAACAGAGGAACCTGGCGGCACTGTCGCGCTCGACCGGTTCATGCTCAGAACAGGAGTGCTCTCGGACATGACTCGTCCAAGGCAACCGGTTCATTGTGCCAGACCGGCAAGCCACGACAGAAATCGGGCGACCCCGGTCACTCGTCGGCGGCGTGGTCCCCCGCCGGCTCGGCACGGCGCCGCGGCAGCAGATGCGGGTGTGGGGGCGGCGCGGACGGCGCCGCGACCACCGTGCGCTGCAGCTCGGCCTCGGCGGCGGTGCGCGCGTGTTCGATGTCGGGGGTGCCCGCGATCAGGTCCTGGATGAAGATCTTCGCGCGGATGACCGGGCGCCGATACCGTCGTTCGCGGGCGATCGCGCGGCTCATCGTCTTGGGCCGGTTGCCGTAGCGCCAGCGCGCCCACGGCGCGCCCGGTCTGCTCAGCCGGACCGCGCCGATCAGCAGCAGCGGCGCGAAGAACATGCCGAACAGTCCGGTCCAGATCTTGCCCTTGGCGATCACCACGGCGGCCAACAGCAGGTTCAGCGCGAGGGAGAGGGCGAAGCCGACGCGCACACCGATCCCGCGCGACTGCCGGAAGCTGTCGTAGTCGAGGAAGGTCGCGGGCTGCACGCCGAGCAGCAGCAGACCGGTCACCGCGACCGCGACGAAGACCGCGTCCACCGAGGTGCGACCCTGTTCTTCCCAGTAGACGTCACGCAGGTAGAAGATCAGGGCGAACTCGTCCAGCACCAGCGCCGCGCCGATCCCGAACAGTGTGGCGAGCACGCTGGAGGTCACCTGGGTGGAGTCCTCGGCGGTCGCGATCAGGCCGATGCCCGACAGCAGCACGGTGATCACGCCGAACACCATGTGGTGGATGTGGGTGTCGCCCGCCTTGAGGTTGCCCGGCCACCATTTCACCTTGGCCCGGATCAGCCGCACGCTGATCCGGATCACCACGAAGCCGAGGATGAAGCCCAGCAGGAAGCAGAGCAGGGGCAGGCGGCCGTGCGCGATCACATCGTCTTCGAGCCACCGTCGCATGCCGCCCGCCCTGTCCTCGAGTTACTGGCCGAACCCCGCCCGGCGCAGTGCGTCGGCCATCGATCCGGTCGGCGCCGCCGCGGGCTTGCGCTGGTTGCCACCGCGCCCTTGCGCCTGGCCGCGACCCTTGTCCTGCCCGCCTTGTCCACGACCGCCTTGCGGGCGGCCCTGTCCGCGACCCTGGCCGCGCGGTGCGCCGCCAGTCCGATTGTCCCCCTGCGCGGGCTTGCCCGGTTCGTCATCGAGGCGAAGAGTCAGGCCGATGCGCTGGCGGGCGACATCGACCTCGAGCACCTTCACCTTCACCACGTCACCGGACTTGACCACCTCACGCGGGTCCTTGACGAAGGAGTGCGACAGCGCGGACACATGCACGAGCCCGTCCTGGTGCACGCCCACGTCGACGAACGCGCCGAAGGCGGCGACATTGGTGACGACACCCTCGAGCACCATCCCCGGCTTCAGGTCGGCGACCTTCTCGATGCCGGCGGCGAACTCGGCGGTCTTGAATTCCGGTCGCGGATCACGACCGGGCTTCTCCAGCTCGGCGATGATGTCGCTGACGGTGGGCACGCCGAACTTCTCGTCGGTGAAGTCGGCGGGCTTCAGTGCGCGCAGAGCGCCGGTGTTGCCGATGATCTCGGCGATCGGGCGACCGGTGGTCTCGAGGATGCGCCGCACCACCGGGTAGGCCTCGGGGTGCACCGCGGAGGTGTCGAGCGGGTCGGCACCGCCACGGATGCGCAGGAAGCCCGCGCACTGTTCGAACGCCTTCGGGCCGAGGCGGGGCACCTCGAGCAGCGCGGTCCGGCTGCCGAAGGGGCCGTTCTGATCACGGTGGGCCACGATGCTTTCCGCGACCGAGCTGGACACCCCCGAGACGCGCGCGAGCAGCGGCACCGAGGCGGTGTTCACATCGACGCCGACCGCGTTCACCGCGTCCTCGACCACCGCGCCCAGCGAACGGGCCAGCAGCGTCTCGGAGATGTCGTGCTGGTACTGGCCGACGCCGATCGACTTGGGATCGATCTTGACCAGTTCGGCGAGCGGGTCCTGCAGCCGCCGGGCGATCGAGACCGCGCCGCGCAGCGAGACGTCCATGTCGGGCAGTTCGGCCGAGGCGTACGCCGAGGCGGAGTACACCGACGCGCCCGCCTCCGAGACTACGATCTTGGTCGGCTTGTTCTCGGGAATGCGCGAGATCAGTTCGGTGGCAAGGGCATCGGTCTCGCGCGAGGCGGTGCCGTTGCCGATGGCGATGAGTTCCACCTCGAACCGGGCCACCAGCGCGGCCAGCACGGCGAGGGACTTCTCGGTCTGGCTCTGCGGCTTGTGCGGGTAGATCACCTCGGTGGCGACGGCCTTGCCGGTGGCATCGACCACCGCGACCTTCACGCCGGTGCGGTAGCCGGGGTCGAGGCCCATGGTGGTGCGGGTACCCGCGGGGGCGGCCAGCAGCAGGTCGCGCAGGTTGGCGGCGAACACGTCGACCGCGTCCTTCTCGGCGGCCTGGCGCAACCGCATCCTGGTATCGATGCCGAGGCTGACCTGCAGTCTGGTGCGCCAGGCCCAGCGCACGGTGTCGAGCAGCCAGGAGTCGGCGGGGCGGCCCTGGTCGGCGATGCCGAAGGCGACCGCGATACGGCCCTCGTAGATCGTGCGCTCGCCGGGGGCCGGTTCCTCGGTGTCGGGCTCGAGGTGCAGGGAGAGCACCTCTTCCTTCTCGCCGCGCAACAGCGCCAGGATCCGGTGCGAGGGCAGCTTGTGGAACGGCTCGCTGAACTCGAAGTAGTCGGCGAACTTGGCGCCCGCCTCTTCCTTGCCCGCGCGCACCGTGGAGGTGACCTGACCGCGGTTCCACATCAGTTCACGCAGTTCACCGACCAGGTCGGCGTCCTCGGCGAAGCGTTCGACGAGGATCGCGCGGGCGCCTTCGAGCTGTTCGGCGGTGTAGCCGGCGGGGTCGGTGGTCGGGTCGCCGATCAGCGCGTCGGCCACCGGCTCGTGGCCGGCCTCGCGCGCGATCTGGGCCTTGGTGCGGCGCTTGGGCTTGTAGGGCAGGTAGATGTCTTCGAGGCGGGCCTTGGTCTCGGCGAGCATGAGCTGGGAGTGCAGGGCGGGGTCGAGTTTGCCCTGGCCGCGAATGGATTCGATGATCGCGCCGCGCCGTTCGTCGAGCTCGCGCAGATAGCCGAGCCGTTCGTCGAGCTGGCGTAGCTGGGCATCGTCGAGGCCGCCGGTGACCTCCTTGCGGTAGCGCGCGATGAACGGGACCGTCGAACCGCCGTCGAGCAGTTCGACGGCGGCGCGGACCTGGGTCTCGCGCACCCCCAGTTCGTCGGCGATCCGCCTGCCTACGCTGGCGAGGGTGGTCGTGCTGTCGCGGGCGATCTCGGGCGCTGTCGTCACGTCCGCAGAGACTACAGCTCCCCGCCGACACCCGGCCGATAGCCAGGTCAGCGGATTGTCATCCGAGGATGTCCCTGGCCAGTTCGCGCATCCGCGCCTTGCGGACCTTGCCGGTGACCGTCATCGGGAACTCCTCGACCAGGTGGACGTAGCGGGGGATCTTGTAGTGGGCGAGGCGG
Proteins encoded in this window:
- a CDS encoding YraN family protein; translated protein: MADKQALGAYGEELAAQYLRGTGMEIVARNWRCRYGELDLIVQDPSITAFVEVKTRSGLGFGAPAESVTFSKQQRIRRLALLWLAEQEGPWRRIRFDVVSVLVVRGHRPVLHHLAAAF
- a CDS encoding DUF2469 domain-containing protein; translation: MSAEDLEKYETEMELSLYREYKDIVGQFSYVVETERRFYLANSVELRPQNADGEVYFEVRMSDAWVWDMYRPARFVKHVRVITFKDVNIEELEKPDLRLPE
- a CDS encoding ribonuclease HII; this encodes MGQDRTSWPPRVVMRRAGGLRTLEAALIRGGLGPVAGVDEAGRGPCAGPLVVAACLLAPKAYDKLSGLDDSKKLTEAAREELFPVVQRLALAWSVVVIPAWEIDSIGIHVANIEGMRRAVVSLGATPGYILTDGFKVPGLPAPSLPVIGGDGTAACIAAASILAKVTRDRMMVDLDGQLPGYGFAAHKGYNTPEHTAALRQLGPSTEHRRSWRNVRELEVPGGSRVATGPAHAR
- the lepB gene encoding signal peptidase I; protein product: MADDSGSGSVSDSGDDNGRRGKKRGAKKQRPFWQELPILIVIAAVIAALMVTFVGRPYVIPSQSMEDTLQIGDRIYVQKISYYGSDPSAGEVVVFVGPPSWNGHYKSVRSDNTVVRGVQNFLSYFGLVPPDENDLVKRIIAVGGQTVQCCDPQGRVMVDGKPLDEPYIKKDYPWYTDRPNAVYPAGRVFGPVKVPEGNLWVMGDNRNESADSRAHVSDELQGTVPQDNVRGKTVFKIWPPSRIGPVRTQNAQEN
- the rplS gene encoding 50S ribosomal protein L19; this translates as MNTLDFVDEKSLRSDVPDFRPGDTLNVHVKVIEGSKERIQVFKGVVIRRHGGGIGETFTVRKVSFGVGVERTFPVHSPNIDHIDVVTRGDVRRAKLYYLRDLRGKAAKIKEKR
- a CDS encoding Tex family protein, with product MTTAPEIARDSTTTLASVGRRIADELGVRETQVRAAVELLDGGSTVPFIARYRKEVTGGLDDAQLRQLDERLGYLRELDERRGAIIESIRGQGKLDPALHSQLMLAETKARLEDIYLPYKPKRRTKAQIAREAGHEPVADALIGDPTTDPAGYTAEQLEGARAILVERFAEDADLVGELRELMWNRGQVTSTVRAGKEEAGAKFADYFEFSEPFHKLPSHRILALLRGEKEEVLSLHLEPDTEEPAPGERTIYEGRIAVAFGIADQGRPADSWLLDTVRWAWRTRLQVSLGIDTRMRLRQAAEKDAVDVFAANLRDLLLAAPAGTRTTMGLDPGYRTGVKVAVVDATGKAVATEVIYPHKPQSQTEKSLAVLAALVARFEVELIAIGNGTASRETDALATELISRIPENKPTKIVVSEAGASVYSASAYASAELPDMDVSLRGAVSIARRLQDPLAELVKIDPKSIGVGQYQHDISETLLARSLGAVVEDAVNAVGVDVNTASVPLLARVSGVSSSVAESIVAHRDQNGPFGSRTALLEVPRLGPKAFEQCAGFLRIRGGADPLDTSAVHPEAYPVVRRILETTGRPIAEIIGNTGALRALKPADFTDEKFGVPTVSDIIAELEKPGRDPRPEFKTAEFAAGIEKVADLKPGMVLEGVVTNVAAFGAFVDVGVHQDGLVHVSALSHSFVKDPREVVKSGDVVKVKVLEVDVARQRIGLTLRLDDEPGKPAQGDNRTGGAPRGQGRGQGRPQGGRGQGGQDKGRGQAQGRGGNQRKPAAAPTGSMADALRRAGFGQ